One segment of Xiphias gladius isolate SHS-SW01 ecotype Sanya breed wild chromosome 1, ASM1685928v1, whole genome shotgun sequence DNA contains the following:
- the chs1 gene encoding chitin synthase 1 — protein sequence MEDLKYRGQKREGRHRDTWDPFQLNPVGAEKESKRRCFQLAQYLVAVIVGLAVLTTAVLAKGSLLALSTLSSPTSMRSPKEKQFYMLMLVFCLVCPNFLVFLKSLWRCAFKSFVQPNLKTMLFICAVECLVSLGTSVLVLVVMPQFDVLTNLFISGGVCIVAAILQIVFRLQRETWKIVFPICSLILTVAGYCLLGIDYYVRVSSYVDRQSTDCFVYVGIGIFSSLLISLCWWENPLQATNRMQDTLSELDGFRDFVFVISSILRIIVIGAVYLFYHLLIQKSIPWLDFNLQKDWELLQIGLGLLFLQAFCSAACHWFGVVACKIHAVRMSFAVPLCCTGPAVLLLGLILFITQAQKLDGAKQGTITEFCESLVYLSHKNTTPVVLLEITRSICRTSLNSYYLQWPFSMLALEGVCMWSGFVTCTYYVWKIKVQRIERTSQLFVRRLYESAFIDLSLLLNTKMKVPRARNQESHDEIQKCVIYLCATMWHETYDEMLKILTSMFRLDRYRGDPKEDHKDCFDFECHIYVDDAFMTEKDTGKRLVNSYVNDLIHVVIEVYRVFTNKEPDDVSIIETPYGGRLMFIMPEANMLYIHLKDKSLIRNKKRWSQIMYLYYLLGWKGYIVKNPQKIPRQNNPCRASLISLDGESFLLPQDENDNKRKFISDEHTYILALDGDTDFHPKAVILLVDRLRMYENVGAACGRIHPTGMGPMVWYQKFEYAVGHWLQKTAEHVFGSVLCSPGCFSLFRGSALMDDNVLKRYTTTATRAAEYVQYDQGEDRWLCTLLLQQGWRVEYNAASDAYTNSPQEFKEFYNQRRRWGPSTLANTLDLLHNGSETVKRNSSISRLYILYQMFTVGSSILGPASVTLMIAGAFQFVFQITGTLSIIIASIPPVFYIIVCFVAKPNNQITIAGILSVLYAFLMTASFFSIIGDMVIQGTFLTPTGLFLVSMAIMYMVTAILHPEEFGMIIYGLMYFICIPSGYLLLTIYSLVNMHIVSWGTRESNKGEKEVKKSHDILCDRNCRLCCWDMKIQITQETENLMLQQIKGQVAQQAPPRPITNQEITQQPAAELEPQAKLDATEEEAVEGAGEGAKKPPTDTPNGKAAKGNGAASSWSYDGDEKQSISLSASDEDDDDEEEEDDDDLMTFGLEETKELPVSDWVKPVREEFWKKLTYANMKRNLQEQIRYTLRNKNQDDVCEELVLMLTDTLNGELSGVGPEDILTGSQLEELQYALAEQARRVLKTSRMERLEKRVKRAIEKTLTAPQVQKLDEGEQDFWNKLIERYLKPIIDTKAHQEEVTRELKSLRNKAVFLYFIINVLWVVATFFLQAIGNDVISIKIPKYYPNGSESGEYLKVEPLSLMFLFSFAILLLIQFLAMLYHRIYTLIHVVSYRTTEKDYKQKDDEDDDYGLTLENHIANGLVITSDDL from the exons GGCTCTCTCTTGGCGTTGTCAACGCTGTCCAGTCCGACCTCCATGCGCAGCCCAAAGGAAAAACAGTTCTACATGCTGATGTTGGTTTTCTGCCTGGTTTGCCCCAACTTCCTGGTGTTTCTTAAATCGCTGTGGAGATGTGCCTTCAAAAGCTTTGTACAGCCCAACTTGAAGACCAtgttattt ATTTGTGCTGTGGAGTGTCTGGTATCTCTCGGCACTTCAGTCCTGGTGCTAGTTGTCATGCCTCAGTTTGACGTGTTGACTAATCTCTTCATCAGCGGGGGAGTCTGTATTGTAGCTGCCATTCTACAGATTGTATTCAGACTACAGAGAGAAACGTGGAAGATCGTGTTCCCAATATGCTCCCTCATTCTCACAGTTGCAG GTTACTGTCTCCTGGGAATTGACTACTATGTTCGTGTATCATCATATGTGGATAGACAGAGCACCGACTGCTTTGTTTATGTTGGAATTGGaattttctcttccctccttaTCTCACTTTGTTGGTGGGAAAATCCACTGCAAGCTACTAACCGCATGCAG gATACGTTGTCAGAATTGGATGGTTTCAGGGactttgtgtttgtcatcaGCAGTATTCTGAGGATAATTGTGATAG GAGCGGTATACCTGTTTTACCATTTGCTTATTCAGAAATCTATCCCCTGGTTGGACTTTAATCTGCAGAAGGACTGGGAGTTACTGCAAATAGGACTGGGGCTGCTTTTCTTACAG GCCTTCTGCTCAGCAGCCTGCCATTGGTTCGGGGTGGTGGCCTGTAAGATTCATGCAGTCAGAATGAGTTTTGCAGTGCCACTATGTTGCACAGGACCCGCAGTGCTACTGTTGGGACTGATACTTTTCATTACACAGGCACAAAAATTGGACGGAGCAAAGCAGGGGACCATCACAg AGTTTTGTGAAAGCTTGGTCTACCTGAGCCATAAGAACACAACCCCTGTGGTATTACTTGAGATTACCAGGAGCATTTGTCGGACTTCACTTAACAG CTATTACTTGCAATGGCCTTTTTCAATGCTGGCCCTGGAGGGAGTGTGTATGTGGTCAGGCTTCGTCACATGTACCTACTATGTATGGAAGATCAAG GTCCAGCGTATAGAGAGAACCTCTCAGCTCTTTGTTCGTCGACTCTATGAGTCTGCTTTCATTGACCTGTCTCTGCTACTCAACACCAAGATGAAGGTGCCACGAGCCCGAAACCAAGAGAG CCACgatgaaatacagaaatgtgTGATCTATCTTTGTGCCACAATGTGGCATGAAACCTATGATGAAATGCTGAAGATTCTCACCTCCATGTTCAG GTTGGACCGCTATCGAGGCGATCCAAAGGAGGATCATAAGGACTGTTTTGACTTTGAGTGTCACATTTATGTGGACGATGCCTTCATGACTGAAAAGGACACAGGGAAGAGGCTGGTCAATTCTTATGTTAATGACTTGATCCATGTTGTCATAGAGGTTTATAG GGTTTTTACTAACAAAGAGCCAGATGATGTGTCAATCATTGAGACTCCCTACGGTGGCAGACTGATGTTTATTATGCCAGAAGCCAACATGCTTTATATTCACCTAAAAGACAAAAGTCTCATCAGGAACAAGAAAAGATGGTCCCAG ATTATGTATCTGTATTATCTACTCGGCTGGAAGGGCTACATCGTCAAGAACCCTCAGAAGATACCA CGCCAGAATAACCCATGCAGAGCCAGTTTGATTTCTCTGGATGGTGAGAGTTTCCTGTTGCCTCAGgatgaaaatgacaacaaaagaaaattcatcTCAGATGAACACACGTATATCCTGGCTCTGGACGGAGACACTGACTTCCATCCTAAAGCTGTGATTCTGCTTGTAGACAG GTTGAGGATGTATGAAAATGTAGGTGCAGCATGTGGTAGAATCCATCCTACTGGTATGG GTCCCATGGTGTGGTACCAGAAGTTTGAGTATGCAGTAGGCCACTGGCTACAGAAGACAGCAGAGCATGTGTTTGGCTCTGTGCTGTGCAGTCCAGGATGTTTCAGTCTATTTAGAGGGTCGGCCTTAATGGATGACAATGTTTTAAAGAGATACACAACAACTGCAACAAGAGCTGCGGAATATGTACAATATGACCAAG GGGAGGATCGTTGGCTGTGTACCCTGCTACTGCAGCAAGGATGGCGTGTCGAATACAATGCTGCATCAGATGCATACACCAACTCACCACAGGAGTTCAAAGAGTTTTACAACCAGAGGAGACGATGGGGACCCTCTACACTGGCTAATACACTGGACCTTCTGCACAA TGGTTCCGAGACAGTGAAGAGAAACTCATCCATCTCCAGGCTTTACATCTTGTACCAAATGTTCACTGTTGGTTCCTCTATCCTTGGTCCAGCGTCTGTGACTCTCATGATAGCAG GTGCTTTCCAGTTTGTCTTCCAAATCACTGGTACACTTTCAATCATCATCGCAAGCATTCCTCCCGTGTTCTACATCATCGTCTGTTTTGTAGCCAAGCCTAATAATCAAATAACCATTGCTGGCATTTTGAGTGTTCTATACGCGTTCCTCATGACCGCATCCTTCTTCTCCATCATCG GTGACATGGTGATTCAGGGCACCTTCCTGACCCCTACTGGCTTGTTTTTGGTTTCTATGGCAATCATGTACATGGTGACAGCCATACTACACCCAGAGGAGTTTG GAATGATTATCTATGGTCTGATGTATTTCATCTGTATCCCCAGTGGATATCTCCTACTGACCATCTACTCACTGGTTAACATGCACATTGTGTCCTGGGGCACAAGGGAATCCAACAA gggagaaaaagaagtgaaaaagaGCCATGATATCCTGTGTGACAGAAACTGTAGACTCTGCTGCTGGGACATGAAGATACAG ATCACGCAGGAAACAGAGAATCTGATGCTTCAACAGATCAAAGGCCAGGTTGCACAGCAAGCCCCTCCCCGTCCAATCACCAACCAGGAAATAACTCAACAGCCAGCTGCAGAGCTGGAGCCGCAAGCCAAACTTGACGCCACCGAAGAAGAAGCTGTAGAAGGGGCTGGAGAAGGAGCAAAGAAACCTCCTACTGACACACCGAACGGCAAGGCAGCAAAAGGCAATGGCGCTGCTTCCAGTTGgag ttATGACGGTGATGAAAAACAGAGCATATCACTGAGTGCATCCGACGAAGATGATgatgacgaggaggaggaggatgacgatGACTTAATGACTTTTGGCCTCGAGGAAACAAAGGAGCTTCCTGTCAGTG ACTGGGTGAAGCCGGTGAGAGAAGAGTTTTGGAAGAAGCTGACTTATGCCAACATGAAAAGAAATCTACAAGAACAAATACG ATACACACTCCGCAACAAAAATCAGGATGATGTGTGTGAAGAGTTAGTCTTAATGTTAACAGACACTCTTAATGGAGAGCTAAGTGGAGTGGGGCCTGAAGATATTCTGACAGGCAGCCAGCTGGAGGAGTTACAATATGCACTGGCAGAGCAG GCTCGGCGTGTCCTGAAGACCAGTCGAATGGAAAGACTAGAGAAGAGAGTAAAGAGAGCCATCGAGAAAACACTCACCGCCCCGCAGGTGCAAAAACTAGATGAG GGTGAGCAAGACTTCTGGAACAAATTAATTGAGCGCTACTTGAAGCCTATCATTGACACTAAAGCACATCAGGAGGAGGTCACCAGGGAACTGAAGTCACTGCGCAACAAG GCTGTCTTCCTGTATTTCATCATCAACGTGCTGTGGGTGGTAGCTACCTTCTTCCTGCAGGCAATTGGAAATGATGTCATCAGCATCAAGATCCCTAAATACTACCCAAATGGAAGTGAATCTGGAGAATAC